A single Pseudodesulfovibrio aespoeensis Aspo-2 DNA region contains:
- a CDS encoding YitT family protein, translating into MSDAATSRLGKGPSFRMDFSYSLWWNLLLITVGALLVAVGIKSLAVPHEFIPGGLFGLATLIYYTTGTLNPGWIYLLLNVPLFVFAWVKVSRRFFWYSAYATAATTLFYELATIPIQVENQLYASVACGVISGFGAGIVLRSLGSNGGLDVIAVYLFQRFNIGIGKVYLGFNAALFSLSLFRLPLDLIIASLILVFITAVMVDNTLSMFNQRKVVFIISSHADAISHDILHSLRQSATFLRGFGAYSRQEKNVLMTVVNNVQLKKLEEITFSHDENALFIVENTFSVLGSSFSKRKIY; encoded by the coding sequence ATGTCTGACGCGGCCACATCCCGGCTCGGCAAGGGGCCGTCATTCCGAATGGATTTCTCCTATTCCCTGTGGTGGAACCTGCTGCTCATCACGGTTGGCGCATTGCTCGTGGCCGTGGGCATCAAGAGCCTGGCCGTGCCCCACGAGTTCATTCCGGGCGGCCTGTTCGGCCTGGCCACCCTGATCTACTACACCACCGGAACCCTGAATCCCGGCTGGATATATCTGCTCCTCAACGTCCCGCTCTTCGTCTTCGCCTGGGTCAAGGTCAGCCGACGCTTCTTCTGGTACAGCGCCTACGCCACTGCGGCCACCACCCTGTTCTACGAGCTGGCGACCATCCCCATCCAGGTGGAGAACCAGCTCTACGCCAGCGTGGCCTGCGGCGTCATTTCCGGTTTCGGCGCGGGCATCGTGCTGCGCTCGCTGGGGTCCAACGGCGGGCTCGACGTGATCGCGGTCTATCTCTTCCAGCGGTTCAACATCGGCATCGGCAAGGTCTACCTCGGCTTCAACGCGGCCCTGTTCAGCTTAAGCCTGTTCCGGCTGCCGCTGGACCTGATCATCGCCTCGCTCATCCTGGTCTTCATCACCGCCGTGATGGTGGACAACACCCTATCCATGTTCAACCAGCGCAAGGTCGTCTTCATCATCTCCAGCCACGCCGACGCCATCAGCCACGACATTCTGCACTCCCTGCGCCAGAGCGCCACCTTTCTGCGCGGCTTCGGAGCCTACTCGCGCCAGGAGAAGAACGTGCTCATGACCGTGGTCAACAACGTCCAACTCAAGAAGCTGGAGGAGATCACCTTCAGCCACGACGAGAACGCCCTGTTCATCGTGGAGAACACCTTCTCGGTCCTGGGCTCGAGTTTTTCCAAACGGAAAATCTACTGA
- a CDS encoding amylo-alpha-1,6-glucosidase, translating to MIRISRDECINTETATRKEWLDTNGIGGYASSTIINCHTRKYHGLLVAALTKPKGRFVLLSKVETSLVGGDREFILSTNKYPGVYHPTGHQFVDSFEQGLFPAITYRIGDVVIKKTMMTVYGENTVLLCYEMLEGKVSPIMRLRPLLAYRDIHALARENMFLRPKCFVEKNGCIIEPYEGMPPLHMGTNRASEFFPGPKWSLNLEYIIERNRGFDYQEDLFCPGMFETRLHKGKPVIFAASVEPLGNMEHKRKGEVARREALLEASKDRTKSVHWVKYFGDQFLVRNTSGFASVIAGYHWFGEWGRDTMIALPGLTFHAGRLEFGEEVLAAYAGLERDGLLPNYLDQTSEHLAYNSIDASLWFFWAVQEYLKAKGSRAFVMERVYPALKHIVAAHLDGRVPLCSIAPDGLLYAGNASTQLTWMDAQAHGRPVTPRHGAPVEINALWYNALKFFLELAGPDDEALAERAREAAARLEASFVNKFWSHDDRCLCDVVNGDRQDRSIRPNQVFAVSLPHSLLDVAHMRDVVSKVQAHLLTPYGLRTLSPRDPKYSPFYRGDAASRDSAYHQGMVWPWLAGHFGEALLRQAEDKAGARAFLRTYFKPILREFPNNFGIASVPEIYTGNPPHLPKGCIAQAWSVGEAIRLNKLLRS from the coding sequence ATGATACGGATTTCCAGAGACGAATGCATCAACACAGAAACCGCGACGCGCAAGGAGTGGCTTGATACCAACGGCATCGGCGGCTATGCGTCGAGCACCATCATCAACTGCCACACGCGCAAATACCACGGCCTGCTCGTGGCCGCGCTGACCAAACCCAAGGGACGGTTCGTCCTCCTCTCCAAGGTCGAAACCTCGCTGGTCGGCGGCGACAGGGAGTTCATCCTCTCCACCAACAAATATCCGGGGGTCTACCACCCCACCGGGCACCAGTTCGTGGACTCCTTCGAGCAGGGGCTGTTTCCGGCCATCACCTACCGCATCGGCGACGTGGTCATCAAAAAGACCATGATGACGGTTTACGGCGAGAACACCGTGCTCCTGTGCTACGAGATGCTGGAGGGCAAGGTCAGCCCCATCATGCGCCTCAGGCCCCTGCTGGCCTACCGGGACATCCACGCCCTGGCCAGGGAGAACATGTTCCTGCGGCCCAAGTGCTTTGTCGAGAAGAACGGCTGCATCATCGAACCCTACGAGGGCATGCCGCCCCTGCACATGGGCACCAACCGGGCATCGGAATTCTTCCCCGGCCCCAAGTGGTCCCTGAACCTGGAATACATCATCGAGCGCAACCGGGGCTTCGACTATCAGGAGGACCTGTTCTGCCCCGGCATGTTCGAGACGCGGCTGCACAAGGGCAAGCCGGTCATCTTCGCGGCCTCGGTGGAGCCCCTTGGCAACATGGAACACAAGCGCAAGGGCGAGGTGGCCCGGCGCGAGGCGCTCCTCGAGGCATCGAAGGACCGCACCAAAAGCGTCCACTGGGTCAAATATTTCGGGGACCAGTTCCTGGTCCGCAACACGTCCGGCTTCGCCTCGGTCATCGCGGGCTACCACTGGTTCGGCGAGTGGGGCCGCGACACCATGATCGCCCTGCCCGGGCTGACCTTCCACGCCGGGCGCCTGGAGTTCGGCGAGGAGGTGCTGGCCGCCTATGCCGGGCTTGAGCGCGACGGGCTGCTGCCCAACTATCTCGACCAAACGTCCGAGCACCTGGCCTACAACTCCATCGACGCCTCCCTGTGGTTCTTCTGGGCAGTGCAGGAATACCTCAAGGCCAAAGGGAGCCGCGCCTTTGTCATGGAGCGCGTCTACCCGGCCCTCAAGCACATCGTGGCCGCCCATCTGGACGGGCGGGTGCCCCTGTGCTCCATCGCGCCCGACGGGTTGCTCTATGCGGGCAACGCGTCCACCCAGCTCACCTGGATGGACGCCCAGGCCCATGGCAGGCCCGTCACCCCGCGCCACGGCGCGCCGGTGGAGATCAACGCCCTGTGGTACAACGCCCTCAAGTTCTTCCTGGAACTGGCCGGACCGGACGACGAGGCGCTGGCCGAGCGCGCCAGAGAGGCCGCCGCCCGGCTTGAAGCCAGCTTTGTCAACAAATTCTGGAGCCACGACGACCGCTGCCTGTGCGACGTGGTCAACGGCGACCGCCAGGACCGCTCCATCAGGCCCAACCAGGTCTTTGCCGTGTCCCTGCCCCACAGCCTGCTCGACGTGGCCCACATGCGCGACGTGGTCAGCAAGGTCCAGGCCCACCTGCTGACCCCCTACGGCCTGCGCACCCTGTCGCCGCGCGACCCGAAGTACTCGCCCTTCTACCGGGGCGACGCCGCCTCGCGCGACTCGGCCTACCACCAGGGCATGGTCTGGCCGTGGCTGGCCGGGCATTTCGGCGAGGCGCTGCTGCGCCAGGCCGAGGACAAGGCCGGGGCAAGGGCCTTCCTGCGTACCTACTTCAAGCCCATCCTGCGCGAGTTTCCCAACAATTTCGGCATCGCCTCGGTGCCCGAAATCTACACGGGCAACCCGCCGCACCTGCCCAAAGGGTGCATTGCCCAGGCATGGAGCGTGGGCGAGGCCATCAGGCTGAACAAGCTGTTGAGGAGCTGA
- a CDS encoding sigma-54-dependent transcriptional regulator, with the protein MRKMLVITRDSNRSEKIGRLRYHDHEVVADHPARPGDDAEIDTLFVDAGTLLHQNDSVGEALKALWENYPQASIVVMTDEAHTQLAIDAVKAGAFDYLTHPVGPEELGLVMDRVHQSDVMQSELDYLRGQFWNEEALEFVDTRSRIMRDVFAKVRQVAGTRTTVLLTGETGTGKSLMAKLIHAHSNRNDKPFISVHCGAIPDTLVESELFGHEKGAFTGAVRRKLGKFELAGGGTIFLDEIGTVTQSAQVKLLNAIQERVIQRVGGEADIPVDVRIIAATNEDMGKLCDDGLFRRDLFYRLNVFPVCIPPLRERYEDILKLSESFIKQLNNLLNKDIKGIHPDVLDAFKEYPWPGNVRELENIIERACILETGPILLPPSFPPDFFTSHGEVITSPVRTGLPLKEARQITVDRFEKQYLSSVLEQCGGRIMDAARQAGITTRQLNKLMNRHGLTKRQFRRTR; encoded by the coding sequence ATGAGAAAGATGCTCGTCATAACCCGCGACAGCAACCGGTCCGAAAAGATCGGCCGCCTGCGCTATCATGATCACGAGGTGGTGGCCGACCACCCGGCCCGGCCCGGCGACGATGCCGAGATCGACACCCTGTTCGTGGATGCCGGGACGCTGCTCCACCAAAACGACTCGGTGGGCGAAGCCCTCAAGGCCCTGTGGGAAAACTATCCCCAGGCGTCCATCGTGGTCATGACCGACGAGGCGCACACGCAACTGGCCATCGACGCGGTCAAGGCCGGAGCCTTCGACTACCTGACGCACCCGGTCGGCCCCGAAGAGCTGGGGCTGGTCATGGACAGGGTCCACCAGTCCGATGTCATGCAGTCGGAACTCGACTACCTGCGCGGCCAGTTCTGGAACGAGGAGGCGCTGGAATTCGTGGACACGCGCAGCCGGATCATGCGCGATGTCTTTGCCAAGGTCAGGCAGGTGGCCGGGACGCGCACCACCGTGCTGCTCACCGGCGAGACCGGCACAGGCAAGAGCCTGATGGCCAAGCTCATCCACGCCCACAGCAACCGCAACGACAAGCCCTTCATCAGCGTCCACTGCGGGGCCATCCCCGACACCCTGGTGGAGAGCGAATTGTTCGGCCACGAGAAGGGTGCCTTCACCGGCGCGGTGCGGCGCAAGCTCGGCAAGTTCGAGCTGGCAGGCGGGGGCACCATCTTCCTCGACGAGATCGGCACGGTCACCCAGTCCGCCCAGGTCAAGCTGCTCAACGCCATCCAGGAGCGGGTCATCCAGCGCGTGGGCGGCGAGGCGGACATCCCGGTGGACGTGCGCATCATCGCGGCCACCAACGAGGACATGGGCAAACTGTGCGACGACGGCCTGTTCCGGCGCGACCTCTTCTACCGGCTCAACGTCTTTCCGGTCTGCATCCCGCCCCTGCGCGAACGGTACGAGGACATTCTCAAGCTGTCAGAATCCTTCATCAAGCAGCTCAACAACCTGCTCAACAAGGACATCAAGGGCATCCACCCGGACGTGCTCGACGCCTTCAAGGAGTATCCCTGGCCCGGCAACGTCCGCGAGCTGGAGAACATCATCGAGCGCGCCTGCATCCTGGAGACCGGCCCCATCCTGCTCCCCCCGAGCTTTCCGCCCGATTTCTTCACCTCCCACGGCGAGGTCATCACCTCGCCGGTCAGGACCGGCCTGCCCCTGAAGGAGGCCCGCCAGATCACCGTGGACCGGTTCGAGAAGCAATACTTAAGCAGCGTACTCGAACAGTGCGGGGGCCGGATCATGGACGCGGCCAGACAGGCCGGGATCACCACCCGGCAGCTCAACAAGCTCATGAACCGGCACGGGCTGACCAAACGCCAGTTCCGAAGGACCAGATAA
- a CDS encoding GNAT family N-acetyltransferase, whose protein sequence is MDNSITEQDSEQTPVREVYISNGVAPEDVEQLLDMAAACGLFNEEELSTAEGMVWDCAYQGDSDACRFIQAKTNDPDGHTLAGFLCYGEIAQWPDSFELIGISVTPSLQRQGIGSAMLAEMQRQIETRGGQRILLETESGRSFEGSRRFYEANGYDQEDRFLKQFIPKDGSVVYRKDFESDAKGSESQ, encoded by the coding sequence ATGGACAATTCCATCACCGAACAAGACAGTGAACAGACACCCGTACGCGAAGTCTACATCTCCAACGGGGTGGCCCCCGAGGATGTGGAACAGCTGCTCGACATGGCCGCCGCATGCGGCCTGTTCAACGAGGAAGAACTGAGCACCGCCGAGGGCATGGTCTGGGACTGCGCCTACCAGGGCGACAGCGACGCATGCCGGTTCATCCAGGCCAAGACCAATGATCCGGACGGCCACACGCTGGCCGGATTCCTCTGCTATGGCGAGATCGCCCAATGGCCGGACAGCTTTGAGCTGATCGGCATTTCAGTCACCCCCAGCCTCCAGCGCCAGGGCATCGGCTCGGCCATGCTGGCGGAGATGCAACGCCAGATAGAGACCAGGGGTGGCCAGAGAATCCTGCTCGAAACAGAAAGCGGACGTTCGTTCGAGGGCAGCAGGCGCTTCTACGAGGCCAACGGCTACGATCAGGAGGACAGGTTCCTCAAGCAATTCATTCCAAAAGATGGAAGCGTGGTCTACCGCAAGGACTTCGAGTCCGATGCCAAGGGCAGCGAATCCCAATAG
- a CDS encoding SET domain-containing protein, producing the protein MIHPNTEVRFVNANIGYGVFATADIPRGTIVYVKDRLEIELSDKDFNALDECHRAIAGKYSYIDEKGVRILSWDHAKYVNHRCDCNTISTGYGFEIAIRNIWKGEEICDEYGLFNIEEEVPLSCNCHNCRKTLRPDDIERFHEAWDMQILSAMEKVIDVHQPLMEFMDPEARKRLRAYLCGQEPYTSVLALRCNRSIGGASHACAEIPQPEPLRLGG; encoded by the coding sequence GTGATCCATCCGAACACCGAAGTACGTTTCGTCAACGCAAACATCGGATACGGCGTGTTCGCCACGGCGGACATCCCGCGCGGAACCATCGTCTACGTCAAGGACCGCCTGGAGATCGAACTCAGCGACAAGGATTTCAACGCCCTGGACGAATGCCACAGAGCCATTGCCGGCAAGTACTCCTACATTGACGAGAAGGGCGTGCGCATCCTCAGCTGGGACCACGCCAAGTACGTCAACCACCGGTGCGACTGCAACACCATCAGCACGGGCTACGGGTTCGAGATCGCCATCCGCAACATCTGGAAGGGCGAGGAGATATGCGACGAGTACGGCCTCTTCAACATCGAGGAGGAGGTGCCCCTGTCATGCAACTGCCACAACTGCCGCAAGACCCTGCGGCCGGACGACATCGAGCGCTTTCACGAGGCCTGGGACATGCAGATCCTCTCGGCCATGGAAAAAGTCATCGACGTGCATCAGCCGCTGATGGAATTCATGGACCCTGAGGCCCGGAAACGGCTGCGCGCCTATCTCTGCGGCCAGGAGCCCTACACCTCGGTACTGGCCCTCAGGTGCAACCGCAGCATCGGCGGCGCGAGCCACGCCTGCGCCGAGATACCGCAGCCCGAGCCCCTGCGCCTGGGCGGCTAG
- a CDS encoding glycoside hydrolase family 57 protein yields MISVCLYFQVHQPMRLNQGYSFFDIGLGHDYRDDTANRDILRKVADKCYLPANRLMLDLINEFKGKFRISYAITGVAMEQFQEFCPEVLESFRALAETGCVEFIGETHYHSLSFLFSKEEFRRQVKMHDKVLKEFFGVKPVTFRNTELIYSNDLALEVEKMGYKTILAEGADHVLGWRSPNFVYQPAGCCKLKALLKNYRLSDDVAFRFSDQGWSEWPVTAERFAKWVHAVAGNGEVVNLFMDYETIGEHQWAETGIFEFFRALPGAILDHPDFTFKTPCEAAAGLDPKAQIDVPHFTSWADLERDVTAWLGNPMQDQAAELAYALEDRVLATGDDDLIATWRELLTSDHFYYMCTKWFSDGDVHKYFNPYETPHQAFITYMNALNDLTLTVDRRLGNK; encoded by the coding sequence ATGATCTCCGTATGCCTCTACTTCCAGGTGCATCAGCCCATGCGGCTCAACCAGGGATACTCGTTCTTCGACATCGGCCTTGGTCACGACTACCGCGACGACACGGCCAACCGCGATATCCTGCGCAAGGTGGCTGACAAATGCTATCTGCCCGCCAACCGGCTGATGCTCGATCTGATCAACGAGTTCAAGGGAAAGTTCAGGATATCCTACGCCATCACCGGCGTGGCCATGGAGCAGTTCCAGGAGTTCTGCCCCGAGGTGCTCGAATCCTTCCGCGCGCTGGCCGAAACCGGCTGCGTGGAGTTCATCGGCGAGACCCACTACCACTCCCTGTCGTTCCTCTTCTCAAAGGAGGAGTTCCGGCGGCAGGTGAAGATGCACGACAAGGTGCTCAAGGAGTTCTTCGGGGTCAAGCCAGTCACCTTCCGCAACACCGAGCTGATCTACAGCAACGACCTGGCCCTGGAAGTCGAGAAGATGGGCTACAAGACGATCCTGGCCGAGGGCGCGGACCATGTGCTGGGCTGGCGCTCCCCCAACTTCGTCTACCAGCCAGCCGGGTGCTGCAAGCTCAAGGCGCTGCTCAAGAATTACCGTCTCTCGGACGACGTGGCCTTCCGCTTCTCGGACCAGGGCTGGAGCGAGTGGCCGGTGACAGCCGAAAGATTCGCCAAATGGGTCCACGCCGTGGCCGGCAACGGCGAGGTGGTCAACCTGTTCATGGACTACGAGACCATCGGCGAGCACCAGTGGGCCGAAACCGGCATCTTCGAGTTCTTCCGCGCCCTGCCGGGAGCCATCCTCGACCATCCGGACTTCACCTTCAAGACCCCTTGCGAGGCGGCCGCCGGGCTCGACCCCAAGGCCCAGATCGACGTGCCCCACTTCACCTCCTGGGCCGACCTGGAGCGCGATGTCACGGCCTGGCTCGGCAACCCCATGCAGGATCAGGCGGCGGAGCTGGCCTATGCCCTGGAGGACCGGGTGCTGGCCACGGGCGACGATGACCTCATCGCCACCTGGCGGGAGTTGCTGACCAGCGACCATTTCTATTATATGTGCACCAAGTGGTTCTCGGACGGCGACGTGCACAAGTACTTCAACCCCTATGAGACCCCGCATCAGGCGTTCATCACCTACATGAACGCCCTCAACGATCTGACATTGACCGTGGACCGCAGACTCGGCAACAAGTGA
- a CDS encoding acyltransferase family protein has translation MRLLLAIAVLNSHFTVAPLPMIHGHEAVLCFFAISGFYMALILDTRYGSARQFYLSRFLTLYPAYVLAVALSVGLVMSLDVHPMSSRAEMAMLLSDPVTFLVMAWTSLGILGQELLFCLSPAPNGGLQFLPAARDSIWRNAPLIQGWSLSLEIMFYALAPLLVRLRSRTLLALVCASLALRLAVPLAGTENAVFFKRFFPLELWLFAGGILSYRFHALLPRRPGRFDYPAFAVLAAALLLAGLIPQSVAQFVLPCVVLATMPFVFRSFGQFRFDRFTGKLSYPFYLFHFSVVALFETLADSPEGWDILLVSLAVALLVHALFEPGAEMLKRRLRKGRPDLAPLRQQA, from the coding sequence ATTCGGCTCCTGCTCGCCATCGCGGTGCTCAACTCCCACTTCACGGTGGCCCCCCTGCCCATGATCCACGGGCATGAGGCAGTTTTGTGCTTTTTCGCCATCTCCGGCTTCTACATGGCCCTGATCCTCGACACCCGCTACGGTTCGGCCCGACAGTTCTACCTCAGCCGGTTCCTGACCCTGTACCCCGCCTATGTCCTGGCCGTGGCCTTGAGCGTCGGTCTGGTCATGTCCCTCGACGTCCACCCCATGAGCTCCAGGGCCGAGATGGCCATGCTCCTGTCCGACCCGGTCACCTTCCTGGTCATGGCCTGGACCTCTCTGGGCATCCTGGGCCAGGAGCTGCTCTTCTGCCTCTCGCCCGCGCCGAACGGCGGGCTCCAATTCCTGCCTGCGGCCCGCGACTCCATCTGGCGCAACGCCCCGCTCATCCAGGGGTGGTCGCTGTCGCTCGAAATCATGTTCTACGCCCTGGCCCCGCTGCTGGTGCGTCTGCGCTCCCGAACCTTGCTGGCCCTCGTCTGCGCCAGCCTCGCCCTGCGGCTGGCCGTACCCCTGGCCGGGACGGAAAACGCCGTGTTCTTCAAGCGGTTCTTCCCCCTGGAGCTGTGGCTCTTTGCCGGGGGCATTCTGTCATACCGGTTCCACGCCCTGCTCCCCAGGCGGCCCGGTCGCTTTGACTATCCAGCCTTTGCCGTGCTGGCCGCAGCTCTGCTGCTGGCCGGGCTGATCCCCCAGTCCGTGGCCCAGTTCGTCCTGCCCTGCGTCGTCCTGGCTACCATGCCCTTTGTCTTCCGCAGCTTCGGCCAGTTCCGCTTTGACCGCTTCACCGGCAAACTGAGCTATCCCTTCTACCTCTTCCACTTCAGCGTCGTCGCCCTGTTCGAGACCTTGGCGGACTCGCCAGAGGGGTGGGACATCCTGCTCGTCTCCCTGGCCGTGGCCCTGCTGGTGCATGCCCTGTTCGAGCCGGGCGCGGAGATGCTCAAAAGGCGGCTGCGCAAAGGCCGCCCCGACCTCGCCCCCCTGCGTCAACAAGCGTAG
- a CDS encoding glycosyltransferase family 4 protein has product MRVLMFGWEFPPYISGGLGTACLGLTKGLAGLGTDIVFVLPKLESGESGGHLTLLGANRVRARVGISEILALRERVKVLEVLSPLRPYLTEREYRSILEHDEFITAKDILGEVENVFAGGYGSNLMAEIVRYSVVAAHLAASERFDVIHAHDWMTAPAGIEAKRVSGKPLVVHAHALEFDRSGDHVNQQVYDIERAGFEAADRIIAVSHYTMDTIVKRYSIDPAKITVVHNAVSKERRFGQMRLQKPLKEKIVLFLGRITFQKGPDYFVEAAARVLKKNPDVRFVMAGTGDMFPRMVERMAQLRMAHRFHFLGFVRGADVERIYAMSDLYVMPSVSEPFGITPLEAMVYNVPAIVSRQSGVAEILDHAVKVDFWDVDRLAFEILDILGNEARASELAVKGVETLKKIKWEIAAEHVLNVYMELAGGAR; this is encoded by the coding sequence ATGCGCGTACTCATGTTCGGGTGGGAGTTCCCCCCGTATATATCCGGCGGTCTCGGCACCGCCTGCCTCGGTCTGACAAAGGGCCTGGCAGGGCTGGGCACGGACATCGTGTTCGTGCTGCCCAAGCTCGAATCCGGCGAATCGGGCGGACACCTGACCCTGCTGGGCGCCAACCGCGTCCGGGCCAGGGTCGGCATCTCCGAAATCCTGGCCCTGCGCGAGCGGGTCAAGGTGCTTGAGGTGCTCTCGCCCCTGCGCCCCTATCTGACGGAAAGAGAATACCGCAGCATCCTCGAACACGACGAGTTCATCACCGCCAAGGACATTCTGGGCGAGGTGGAGAACGTGTTTGCCGGCGGCTACGGAAGCAACCTCATGGCCGAGATCGTGCGCTACAGCGTGGTGGCCGCGCACCTGGCCGCGTCCGAGCGGTTCGACGTCATCCACGCCCACGACTGGATGACCGCCCCGGCGGGCATCGAGGCCAAACGGGTCTCGGGCAAGCCGCTCGTGGTCCACGCCCACGCGCTGGAATTCGACCGCAGCGGGGACCATGTCAACCAGCAGGTCTATGACATCGAACGGGCGGGTTTCGAGGCCGCGGACCGGATCATCGCGGTGAGCCACTACACCATGGACACCATCGTCAAGCGCTACTCCATCGACCCGGCCAAGATCACCGTGGTCCACAACGCCGTGTCCAAAGAGCGGCGCTTCGGCCAGATGCGGCTGCAAAAGCCCCTCAAGGAGAAGATCGTCCTCTTCCTTGGCCGCATAACCTTCCAGAAGGGGCCGGACTACTTCGTGGAGGCCGCAGCCAGGGTGCTGAAGAAAAACCCGGACGTGCGCTTTGTCATGGCCGGGACGGGCGACATGTTCCCCCGCATGGTGGAGCGCATGGCCCAGTTGCGCATGGCCCACCGCTTCCATTTCCTCGGCTTCGTGCGCGGGGCGGACGTGGAGCGCATCTACGCCATGAGCGATCTCTACGTCATGCCCAGCGTGTCCGAACCGTTCGGCATCACCCCACTCGAGGCCATGGTCTACAACGTGCCAGCCATCGTCTCCCGGCAGTCGGGCGTGGCCGAAATCCTCGACCACGCGGTCAAGGTGGACTTCTGGGACGTGGACAGGCTCGCCTTCGAAATCCTCGACATCCTCGGCAACGAGGCCCGGGCCAGCGAACTGGCCGTGAAGGGCGTGGAAACCCTCAAGAAGATCAAATGGGAAATCGCGGCGGAGCATGTCCTCAACGTCTACATGGAACTCGCCGGAGGTGCGCGATGA